The sequence ATAATTGTGAACATAAGTTATATGGTAatctaaaactaaaatatCATGAATCATATCTAACTgagaatttaatataaattgttattttgttatttctgaatgatattgaaataagGATGATACCGATCTTAGAAGATTGCGGTTATACCAGTCCTACATTCCAAAAAATGGACTGGTTTATCTTGCGTAGGACTGTGATCTTTCAGTTTTGGGCTAATTCTTGCCAGATACAGAATAAACAGTTATTagttaattatgaaaaaaaacataaattgtaaataaacaattaaataaattaaacatttactTTTGTTGTTATATCAAACTCTTGAAGGACTTCTAAAAatctttgtaataaattaactcCAGTATGGGATCCtgataaaatacaaaaatccaatgtagtatattttaatttctatttgttATTTATCCAGTGAACACTTATCCCAAGAAATGGAATTTAGTTCTTGCTAGTCCAAACGTCTACTGTAAAAGATAAGTGACTGGGTGCTTCCTATTATTCAGTTTTGATTTGGATTGATTTAatacctatataatataaaatcattatatataaacattaGTTATTAACCTGCAGTTGTTGTCTAAATACATTTTTTGCAGTTTTAAAGCTTTCATCTAAATCTCGTCGTACAGTATCAGCAGAGAAAATGTGCATGCCTAGTTGAATAAATGTCATCATGTCTTGAAATTCCCTATTTTCAGTCACATTAAATGgttgattattattaactacCCAATGAATCAatctttttctatattctttttggctaagttaaaaaaaaatgatataattatattgatatattaataataagaatcttTAATAtggtattaaataaatattaaacttacattttctttttgattagAAATTATAAACTTATCTATTTCACCGATTTTTTCTTCttgtttttgagtttcagcaacaATTTTTGGATGGTGATTATTCATATGACGCCATAATGTAGAAGTTGATTTGTCTGAAAAACTCTTACTAGGACAATAGGTGCAATAATATCTTGAAGacttataagtaaaaaattgataaacaaGGGATTTTTTGCTGCTTGAAGAAGAATTAGTATCCTCTTCAAGTTCAACAATAGGAGTGGGAACGGGAATAGATGAAGAAGAGTTAGTCATTATTCAgatatataaatctttttatctTCAGAGAAAGCCGTCAAAAAAGAACAAAGaacaaaatgtaaaagaatGACTTAAGTTGGATTATTTGGCATGAATGATAACTGAAATTATCAactcgaattttttttttcatacagATGATaactacttttaaataattaagacttgataaattaataaaattggtttAGCTAAAATTGGTTTAGCTACCAAAATTAGTTTAGTACAATTACTTTTCACACCGATCAGTTGATAATCTATTTacaaaaagttaaatattaaaaaagccatttttataaaatctttagtcaagcaaaataaaagaatttttttttctttggttAATTTCGACCTCTAAAATAGttgaaataatcaaaattaatttcaactttAGGTCACAGACagtcaaaattaatattacagtCTAAccttgatataccgatattcgatataccaatatactattaaaaacttgatatactgataaaattttattttcccactatATATGAgaacatataaatatcggtataactttgatataacaatattttctaaaaatttcatatatgtcccgacatatcattatataaaggtttgactgtacaTGTGACTTATCAATTCAATTTACCGATcgataatcaatttttattaaaaaaaatgggttaTAAAAACcgttattcattttatttaaaaaacttttttttttgtccaaaCAGTCTTATTATaccattgaattttttattttattttttttttaggtacaGCTTTTGGACTTGAAATTCGTAAAATGGTAAGTTATAGAGAAAAGTgttgtattaataattcttttaatataagaacattaacttcttttcttttcttttttgtaggaacgAATCTTTCAGCACATGGCTTTTTGAGGTAATGTGAGGAAAGGGTGGAGTTTTCAATACAAGAACTACAAGAACATTAACTagcgttcttttcttttctttttttgtaagaacGGACTGGCTTCTAATGTTTGAAggtaatcaaaataattttttttttataattatttaacgaaacgttactaacattttgattctttttttttttagatttggaAAGTCCAGATTTGGAATGTGTGCAAGTATATGTTGACGGGAATTGgagagtaatttttttaatatataaaagaaacgtactaacgtttctacTATTTTCTTTAGGTTGCCAGACTCATTAGACGAACTTGGAGATAACTAGGTTTTGGTTGCTTGTTGGACATTCTGAAGCAGTAATTATGTATGAAAGGTAGGAAGggtaaaatttaatgataaagtaAAATAGTAGACTTGATAATTGCTCATAATAGAAGTCTGAATAACGGAAAGGGTTAGAcagaaatgaaattaattaacaaataaatgaagttaaaaaaaatgtgtgcCGCGTATGTACtggtaattataatttattaattaaattagattttaaattaaattaaatcaataaataaataaaaattgaataaataaataaataaaaaataaataaaaatattctacatgattatattaattataaatacaattatacaaattatacgATAGTAAAACAAAATAGTAGTTCGAGCCAAATTATTCCGagccaaaatttattaaagttcaGTTCAGCTCATTTGTTTCAAGTTAAGAATTATTATAGCTTGGCTTATATCAAGCTGAGCCATAGGAAATTTGTGGCTCAGCTCGGCTTGGCTCAGTACATTTTTTCAAGCCAAGCTCAAGCCAGACCTTAACTTGGCTCAAACCTTAGAACCCCATACGCAAAGCTTTAGATAGTACAAATAGtgtaactataaatattagtcaatctaatcaaatttattatatgatagaagtgaataatttatataattatataaaatttattagtaggTTAAATCACTTAGGTTAAATCACCCCaggttaaaattaattttatacatttaaataatacatttattaaactttattatattttcagtatataatttttcttactGGAATACAGTTAAAGCTCGTTATAGTGAACTTTCTGTTTCactatgtaatttttttccttttattcaCTAAAATGAGATTTATTAAGatatcaaaagaaattaattataaagaaaaaaatcaataggTCACTATAATGCAATTTTACTTAATGTTCACTATAATGAGATTTACTATAATGAGCTTTAACTGTAGTAATCTTTagctatatataaaaatatcttgtttatccaaaatttcataattagttaatttataaagaaatgttaaacaaTAATCTGAGACAATgctaaaataatatgaaattggttttaaaaaaaaagtattgaataatatttcgtgatctttagataattttggccaaatttgtaattctaGCCGAAattaatatcacgtgataccggGAAAAATAGTTTAGCCGGCTAAGCATAGTAGCAcgaaaatttaatgttacacaaatttgtaattctggccggcgttatgaattctggccagaattattgcCGATCAGTTGTAAATCCAATCCGGATAAAATCCggatttttttgtgtaatccgGATGACGGTTTTCATCCGGGTCGAAGCTTTAAAGGGTTCATTTGGTGATGTACGAAAACAGAACCTTCTTTTAGTGTCATTTATATTTCTAACAATCAATATTCATTTGTCTGTTTACTATGGTTTTGCTTTAAAAGGGTTATCATTTGGTGATGTACGAAAAAAATCCCTTCttttgtatcatttatatttctaaaaataaatattcatttgtCTCTTTGCAAGTTTACTATGGTTTTGCTTTAAAAGGGTTATCATTTGGTTATGTACGAAAAAATCCTTTCTTTTGGTGTCattataattctaaaaatcaatatttaaatgattcgAATCCACCTTTCCTTTATTTCACTTTTCAACCTAACTAACAATCAATTAGTTTGCCTTTTCACTTATTTTACATGTAGGGTTTTTTGCAGTCTGTATAGTTTTCGTCTATTCGTATGTTGTTAATCTTTTACTCCCTTTAGATTACGATGGGTCTTAACATTCTTAAGTTCTTCTCGGTTCTCTCAATTTTTCTCTTCGTTGCTTCAGCATATCATCTGGCTGAACGTGCTGTTGTTACTTGTGATCACTGTGCACCAGTAAGTGGCATTGGTGATTGTAGTTCAAATTCTTTCACAAGTATCAGTCAATGGGATTGCAGCGGATCTACTAATGCGATTTGCACTAGTTTATGTACTGGTTGTACTCTAACGTGCACGTCTGCTACTTCAATTGCCTGGACTTGTAACTGCacataatttttcaattatatcatATTCTGTATTCCtcttattttttcaattactttTTTCAATTACTTTGAAATGTAACATATaatcaaagaaatatttcaaTGTTTATGAAACAACAATAAAAAACACATAGTAAATCTATAATATCATAGTCGAGATACTTGAAATTTTTGCAGTGACCAATTTTTCAGTATTGCTTTTCTCGTGGTCAATTCAGAAACTAACAAATATGAAGAAATCACTACGGAAATTTCAAAGCCCGTTATATAAACATTGCATTATATCGATAATCCATGTAAGATGTGCCCTATATGTCCATCAGCCGGCGAGGAATTCGAAAGCGAAACTCTAAGGAATCCGAAAATAAGAAGGCAATCCTCCATATTGAAAAAGGAGTAGTTTCGAATCAATtccataaattataatgagaTTGATAATGCGGAAAAAAATGGGATCAAGTCCTTCACTGTATCAAGTTTTTCGGATCTAACGAGAAGTAAGGTCGCGtacatcataaaaaatttcgagGATTAGTGGCCGATTTTCCCAGCGtaacctgaaaaaaatgtcacgaaaaatcacgtgagATTTTCATCACCGGCGGCACGCCCTTCCTTGTTTCCATTTTTCATAAGTATCTGGTAACAAAATCCTACTCGTCACGCACTATCCGTTACATGTGCGCCACACTTAATTTCAGTCAAGTTGCGTAATGCCGGCCATTTCGTTTATGCTTGGGGTAGCCTTAGCCTTACCGCGCCACATTCACGTGATACGGTTTCGGCGCCGGAACACCCTCAACACTtgtttttttgacttttattagCTTTCGAATGTAGTTTCGCATATGTGGCATTGTAAAGCATGATGCAGTTGTaacaattaaatgaataaagcTTTCCCATATCGGGCTTTTCTCCTTTTTTAATCTCGGAATGATCGGAATGATGTATGATTTGCGTGATagtctaaattttttacaggTTCGATCATCTCATGATTTGAGTTGCGGGAAGGTTGCGGGGAACTGACTGGGAGGCGTGAGTGAGAGCTAGGGTG is a genomic window of Rhizophagus irregularis chromosome 7, complete sequence containing:
- a CDS encoding uncharacterized protein (SECRETED:cutsite_ASA-YH; SECRETED:prob_0.5127); SECRETED:SignalP(1-21) encodes the protein MGLNILKFFSVLSIFLFVASAYHLAERAVVTCDHCAPVSGIGDCSSNSFTSISQWDCSGSTNAICTSLCTGCTLTCTSATSIAWTCNCT